AGGAGCAGCTGCTGGACCGGCTGATGGCCCGGGCCCGCGCCGTCGCGCGGCAGCGGGCCGGGATCGTCGTCATCGTCACCCACCGGATGTCGCTGGCACCCGCCGCCGACGAGGTGATTATCCTGCACGAGGGTCGGGTGGCCGCGGTGGGCCCGCACGCACAGCTGCTCGACCTGCCGCGGTACGCCAAGCTGTACCACGCGCAGCGCGACGGCTACCTGGGCGTGGACCAGTCGGGGCCCACGCCGTCGAGGTGAGCGCCGTGGCTGGTCTCCTGCCGGCTCATCGGGCACCGGCGTCGGCGTCGCGGTGCTCGGTCGCACCGTTGTCGGTGAGTTCGCCGACGGCGTCCCGCCACAGGTTCAGCAGTCGGTCGAGGTCGCCTGCGGCGAAGGTGCCTGCCGCGCCGAGCAGGAACCCCTTCGTGTCGGGTCCCGACTCGGTGACGTGCACCAGCAACTCGGCGGCGGCCTGCGGATACTCGAGTTCCACCGACTCCACGTCGACTCCGTCGAGCGCCCAGCCGAGATCGACGTCCTCGCGGGCGTACGCGAACGCGACCTGGTAGAGCGGATTGCGGCAGGGAGCCCCCGTGCGTCTCGCGGCGGCGTGCGAGACCAGGGACGCGATGGGGTAGTCCCGCCGCCAGAGCGAGTCACGCACGACCGACCGGCACTCCTCAAGGGTCCGCTCCAGTCCTGCCGAGCGGGGCGAACGCGAGCGGAGGAGGACGAGGTTCTGGAAGAAGCCGACGGTGTCGAAGTCCGCCGGCCGCAGCCGGGTGTCCACGGCCGTGACGATGCCGATGTCGTCGGTCCCGGAGAACTGCTTCAGCGCCCAGATCAGGGCGGTGACGTGGATGATGAAGCGGGTGCAGCGCAACCGGCGGGCGGTGTCGGCCATCCGGCCGTGGATCTCGGCACCGAGCATGCGGGTGGCCACCACCGGCCGGAACGCCGCCGGATCGGCCTGCGGGTCGGGGCTGGTGAGAAACCTCGGCGGCAGCGGCGTGAGGAGATCGAGGATCTCCGGCGTCTCGTCGATGCTCGCAAACGTGTTCCGCACGGCGGACGGATCGTAGGGCTGCGGCTCGGCCAGTTCCGCCGACCGCCCGGCGTAGAGCTGAGTCAGTTCCCGCTGGAGGATCGCCTTCGAACGCTCGTCGAGCGCGATGTGATCGATGATCAGGAGGAGGCTGTGCACGCCCGGCGCGTGCGGGATCAGGATCGCCTGGAGCATCGAGTGGCGATCCGGCGAGGTGAACCGCCCGACCGCCTCGTGCAGCGCGGTGTTCACGTGCTTGCGAATGTCCTGCTCGTCGGACATCCCGGTCTGCGCCGCGATCGTGAACACCCCCGGACCCTCGTCCTGGTGGACGATCGCAAGCACCTCGCCGTCCTCGGAGAATGCGTAGTTGGTACGGAGGATGGTGTGCCGACGGGTGAGTTCGACAAGCGCGTCGCGAAGCCGTTCGACGTCCAGCGGCCCGCGGATCAGCAGGTGCGTGCCGACGATCTGGGCGGGTACGCCGCCCGGCGCGTGCCGCATCATGATCAATCGGCGCTGGGTCGACGAAGCCTGGTACACGGTCGCGCGCGACGGTACGCCCCGATCGAGCTGGTTCCCCATCCCTGTTTCCGCCCCTTCTGCCGCGCCCACACGGCTGTCCGCTCGGCGCGCCCGGCACAGTCGAATGTGTACCGATCGCGACCGCGAGCGTACCCGCAAGGGGCTGCGCAGTCAGCTGCCCGAGCCGCAGGCCAGCAGCGGGTGGACCGCACCCGGAGTTCGGCCTACACGAGCAGGCCACCGGTGGCGCGGATGTTCTGGCCGGTGACCCAGCCCGCGTCCGGGCCGACCAGCCAGGCCACGACCGCGGCGATGTCCTCGGGCCTGCCGAGCCGTTGCAGGGCGGTAAGCGCGGTGGTCTGGGCGAGCGCCTCAGGCGGGTTGGTCGACCGGAGCATGTCGGTGTCGACCGCTCCCGGCGAGACGGTGTTGACGGTGATGCCGCGCGGTCCGAGCTCGCGGGCGGCCACGGCGGTGGCCTGCTCCAGGGCGCCCTTGCTCAGGACGTAGAGCAGGTGCCCGGCCGCCGGTACGACCGTGTTGAGCGTCGACAGGTTGACGATCCGCCCACCCGGACCCATCCGCTCGGCGGCGGCGCGCATCGCCAGCAGCGGCACCTTCGTGTTCACCGTCAACACCCGGTCGAACTCCGCTGCGGTGAGCGTCTCCAGCGGGGTGCCCGGGTTGATCGCGGCGTTGTTGACCAGGATGTCGAGGCGGTCGCCGACGGCGGCGAACATCGCCTCGACACTGCCGATGTCCTGGTGGTCGGTGCGGATGCCGACTGCACCGATCGCCGGTGGCTGCGTCCGGCAGGTGAAGTACACCTCGGCACCCGCTCGGACCAACCGTGCCACGATCGCCCGGCCGATACCGCGGGAGCCGCCAGTGACCAGGGCGATTTTTCCGTCGAGTGTCATGGCGGCAGGCTATGCGAACCTCGACGCCGAGGTCTTGAACGATTGC
This DNA window, taken from Micromonospora sp. FIMYZ51, encodes the following:
- a CDS encoding condensation domain-containing protein encodes the protein MGNQLDRGVPSRATVYQASSTQRRLIMMRHAPGGVPAQIVGTHLLIRGPLDVERLRDALVELTRRHTILRTNYAFSEDGEVLAIVHQDEGPGVFTIAAQTGMSDEQDIRKHVNTALHEAVGRFTSPDRHSMLQAILIPHAPGVHSLLLIIDHIALDERSKAILQRELTQLYAGRSAELAEPQPYDPSAVRNTFASIDETPEILDLLTPLPPRFLTSPDPQADPAAFRPVVATRMLGAEIHGRMADTARRLRCTRFIIHVTALIWALKQFSGTDDIGIVTAVDTRLRPADFDTVGFFQNLVLLRSRSPRSAGLERTLEECRSVVRDSLWRRDYPIASLVSHAAARRTGAPCRNPLYQVAFAYAREDVDLGWALDGVDVESVELEYPQAAAELLVHVTESGPDTKGFLLGAAGTFAAGDLDRLLNLWRDAVGELTDNGATEHRDADAGAR
- a CDS encoding SDR family oxidoreductase, whose protein sequence is MTLDGKIALVTGGSRGIGRAIVARLVRAGAEVYFTCRTQPPAIGAVGIRTDHQDIGSVEAMFAAVGDRLDILVNNAAINPGTPLETLTAAEFDRVLTVNTKVPLLAMRAAAERMGPGGRIVNLSTLNTVVPAAGHLLYVLSKGALEQATAVAARELGPRGITVNTVSPGAVDTDMLRSTNPPEALAQTTALTALQRLGRPEDIAAVVAWLVGPDAGWVTGQNIRATGGLLV